A genomic stretch from Thermodesulfovibrionales bacterium includes:
- a CDS encoding DsrE family protein, with amino-acid sequence MGKTMTMYLSTSPYSYENTLTTIRIAESALNKGHAVNLIASADGVYCFLKGQKAKGITNAEEEFSRLIRKGLKVYL; translated from the coding sequence ATGGGTAAAACGATGACGATGTATCTTTCTACGTCGCCGTACTCGTATGAAAACACGCTAACGACTATACGGATTGCCGAATCTGCATTAAACAAAGGGCATGCCGTCAATCTCATCGCATCTGCCGATGGTGTCTACTGCTTCCTGAAGGGCCAGAAGGCAAAGGGGATCACAAATGCGGAGGAAGAGTTCTCGCGCCTGATTCGGAAAGGGCTCAAGGTGTACCTCTGA
- a CDS encoding metalloregulator ArsR/SmtB family transcription factor, with amino-acid sequence MISVFERTAAEKIELLKVIAHPTRIKLLEELTQGVKCVSDLEEYLEVSQPNVSQHLSLLRRYGIIDYYVDGRLKCYYLVDPMIPDLLEVLKKSYSEELPAPACCPVTKKGKYPGARKLAAKHAVKEERNG; translated from the coding sequence ATGATTTCTGTCTTTGAAAGAACCGCTGCTGAAAAAATTGAGCTGCTCAAAGTAATCGCACACCCTACACGCATAAAACTTCTCGAAGAACTCACGCAGGGCGTAAAATGCGTCAGTGATTTGGAAGAATACCTCGAAGTAAGCCAGCCAAATGTATCGCAGCATCTTTCGCTGCTCAGGAGATACGGCATCATCGATTACTACGTTGACGGAAGACTGAAATGTTATTACCTCGTTGATCCAATGATTCCAGACCTTCTCGAAGTTCTGAAAAAGTCATATTCAGAGGAATTGCCTGCGCCTGCCTGTTGTCCTGTAACGAAAAAGGGGAAATACCCTGGAGCGAGAAAGCTGGCTGCAAAGCATGCCGTAAAGGAGGAGAGAAATGGGTAA
- a CDS encoding endonuclease MutS2, producing the protein MITENALYLLEFPKLLRIISAFSNSEASQKAVAEIRPLYDRGEIEKRLGLLREIRMMSHEGAPLKLSRFSDISTLLAKIRPQGAVADSVELAGLTPFLNILSGVSLQLEKRDDLIFLKDLTCDLTGFPDILWTLERSIDSEGNILDSASSTLSELRADVRRLKGRITKRLEEMMRDEGLSVFLQDSYVTERSGRWVIPVRMDSKGQVPGVVHDVSRSGETAFIEPLAIIGLSNELENLIAEQKAEEIRILREISSKIRGVADLIEAQYKTLVYLDLLNCIARFSDELRMEEPQIDDSGSIRLRGARHPLLMLTLRKSGRGDDVVPLDVSLGGDDRVMVITGSNAGGKTIAIKTISLLLLMALSGMPVPADSATCFPLVHDLLVDIGDEQSIENSLSTFSAHVSNISDILKKADSKSLVLIDELGTGTDPDEGAALACAVLKEIRDRGALLFATTHLTDIKGFVHRTEGMINASMEFDHRSLTPLYRLRVGEPGQSHALEIAKRYGLPERIIDSAKGMLGGIKVEFDNLIADLNAKRAEYERALHELRKERSGIEEKTRLLEERLSETEKREKEVIAKAYREASDIIAETKRRMNAFLDDLKKKDKESRREVVKKIVAEQEEAARKLRAYDMDYAIPSVAELHVGDQVFVRSLGRDATVLEAYEDRNRLRVRAGSMEVEVPLSDVGARRGKALSPLTPPSKSAVPGEEVSSRLNLIGLRVDEALSRLEPFLNHASLAGLTEVTVIHGFGTGALSRAVCEHLTGHPLVKHFRKGEPPEGGAGVTVVTLI; encoded by the coding sequence ATGATCACGGAGAACGCCCTCTATCTCCTCGAGTTTCCGAAACTCCTCAGGATCATCTCCGCCTTTTCGAACAGCGAAGCCTCGCAGAAGGCTGTTGCAGAGATCCGTCCCCTCTATGACAGGGGAGAGATAGAGAAAAGGCTCGGGCTCCTTCGTGAGATACGGATGATGTCCCATGAAGGCGCTCCCCTCAAACTGTCACGCTTCTCCGATATATCAACCCTCCTTGCGAAGATAAGGCCGCAAGGCGCCGTCGCGGATTCCGTGGAGCTTGCCGGCCTGACACCCTTTCTCAATATCCTCTCCGGGGTTTCACTCCAGCTGGAGAAGAGGGATGACCTCATTTTCCTCAAAGATCTCACCTGTGACCTGACAGGCTTTCCCGATATACTCTGGACTCTCGAAAGGTCCATCGACAGTGAAGGCAATATCCTTGACAGCGCATCGTCCACGCTCTCCGAGTTGAGGGCAGATGTGAGACGGCTCAAAGGGAGGATCACGAAGCGACTCGAAGAGATGATGAGGGACGAAGGTCTCTCTGTTTTTCTCCAAGACAGCTATGTTACTGAAAGGTCCGGCAGATGGGTCATCCCCGTCAGGATGGACTCAAAGGGACAGGTACCCGGCGTTGTCCATGATGTTTCAAGATCAGGTGAGACTGCCTTTATCGAACCCCTCGCCATCATCGGACTTTCGAACGAACTCGAGAACCTCATCGCAGAACAGAAGGCTGAGGAGATCCGCATCCTCCGGGAGATCTCCTCTAAGATAAGGGGCGTGGCAGACCTCATAGAGGCCCAGTATAAGACCCTGGTTTACCTTGACCTCCTGAACTGCATCGCGCGGTTTTCCGACGAACTCAGGATGGAGGAACCGCAGATAGACGATTCCGGTTCGATCCGTCTTAGGGGAGCGCGGCACCCCCTCCTTATGCTCACGCTTAGAAAATCGGGAAGGGGCGATGACGTGGTGCCACTCGACGTATCTCTGGGCGGTGATGACAGGGTCATGGTGATAACGGGCTCAAATGCGGGGGGAAAGACCATAGCCATCAAGACGATCAGCCTCCTTCTCCTCATGGCCCTGTCCGGCATGCCCGTGCCTGCAGACTCTGCAACCTGCTTCCCCCTTGTCCATGATCTCCTCGTCGACATCGGCGACGAGCAATCGATTGAGAACAGCCTTTCCACCTTCTCGGCCCATGTGTCAAATATCTCGGATATCCTGAAGAAGGCCGATTCGAAGTCCCTCGTCCTCATCGATGAACTCGGCACCGGCACAGACCCCGATGAAGGGGCTGCCCTCGCCTGTGCTGTTTTAAAGGAGATAAGAGACAGAGGGGCCTTGCTCTTTGCCACCACACACCTGACGGACATTAAAGGTTTTGTTCACAGGACAGAGGGCATGATCAATGCCTCCATGGAATTCGACCACAGGTCCCTCACCCCTCTTTACCGGTTACGGGTGGGAGAGCCTGGCCAGTCTCATGCCCTCGAGATAGCAAAGAGGTACGGCCTGCCCGAGAGAATCATCGATTCGGCGAAGGGTATGCTCGGCGGGATCAAAGTGGAATTCGACAACCTCATTGCCGACCTCAATGCAAAGAGGGCAGAGTATGAAAGGGCCCTTCATGAACTCCGGAAAGAGAGGAGTGGGATAGAAGAGAAGACAAGGCTCCTTGAAGAGAGACTTTCCGAAACGGAGAAGAGAGAGAAAGAGGTGATTGCGAAGGCGTACCGGGAAGCTTCGGATATCATCGCCGAGACAAAGAGACGGATGAACGCCTTCCTCGATGACCTGAAGAAGAAGGACAAGGAAAGCCGTCGTGAGGTCGTAAAGAAGATTGTTGCAGAGCAGGAAGAGGCAGCTCGGAAGCTCCGGGCATATGATATGGATTATGCAATTCCGTCGGTGGCTGAACTCCATGTGGGCGACCAGGTCTTTGTCAGATCCCTCGGACGTGACGCAACAGTACTTGAAGCCTATGAGGATCGGAACCGCTTGAGGGTGAGGGCTGGAAGTATGGAAGTCGAGGTCCCTCTTTCGGACGTGGGAGCAAGAAGAGGCAAAGCTCTGTCCCCCCTCACCCCTCCTTCAAAATCCGCCGTGCCAGGAGAGGAAGTTTCTTCACGCCTGAATCTTATTGGACTGCGCGTTGATGAGGCGCTCTCGAGGCTCGAGCCCTTTCTCAACCATGCATCCCTTGCCGGCCTTACCGAAGTGACCGTCATCCACGGCTTCGGCACCGGGGCCCTGTCGAGGGCTGTATGCGAACACCTTACCGGACATCCCCTTGTAAAGCACTTCAGGAAAGGGGAGCCGCCGGAAGGCGGGGCCGGCGTCACAGTCGTGACATTGATATGA
- a CDS encoding YtxH domain-containing protein, which translates to MKDSSSKIAGAFLIGGILGAGIALLYAPQSGRETRKDISRKAKRIKNDAVELVEDTIQSVNEFVGDVRDKASEILEKGVELSESAKKELVKSLEQGQKVIEKQRNRIIEGLGL; encoded by the coding sequence ATGAAGGATAGTTCATCAAAGATCGCCGGAGCATTCCTGATAGGCGGCATTCTTGGCGCGGGAATAGCCCTTCTCTATGCGCCTCAGTCGGGCCGGGAGACGAGAAAGGATATATCGAGGAAAGCGAAGCGGATAAAGAATGACGCCGTCGAGTTGGTTGAGGACACGATCCAGAGCGTCAACGAATTTGTAGGCGATGTAAGAGACAAGGCGTCGGAGATTCTCGAAAAGGGGGTGGAGTTATCGGAGAGCGCCAAGAAGGAGCTTGTGAAGTCGCTGGAACAGGGACAGAAGGTCATAGAAAAACAGAGGAACAGGATCATCGAGGGACTGGGCCTTTAG
- the lon gene encoding endopeptidase La, whose translation MLKRRRLTLAKRHARVIDLKDMNIFRNADKRLQTATIEELRETIISANIPHHVQEIAEREIDTLSKISPSAAEYAIGLMYIEYLLSLPWNHKTEDNLDLTRAERILNERHFGLNRIKERILEHLAVRILIRNKKPRILVVDDEEVARKNLDHILKKEDYSVVTAADGAEAMDKMVHSDFDIVLTDLRMEAMNGIDLLEKVRLRYPDTKIIMITAHATVDSAVEAMKKGAFHYITKPFKLDQVRSVLRQALEKRTSPFSAKGSVLCFAGPPGTGKTSLGRSIAGAFGRTFARISLGGIRDEAEIRGHRRTYAGAMPGRIIEEIRRLGVMNPVLMLDEVDKIGQDFKGDSASALLEILDPEQNRAFIDHYVDVPFDLSGVLFIATANVADNIQGPLRDRMEVVEFSGYTDDEKIKIALQYLVPKQIQGQGLSDCPPEFTEEAVSKIIQEHTREAGVRNLEREIAAICRKVAMQSVQHTGKTEEIKLTSDLVEKYLGPRRYYFEVAEERSQTGVVTGLVWTEVGGDIIFVEAAKMKGNKELILTGSLGNVMRESAQTALSYIRSSASSFNIPDDFFDNHDIHVHVPAGAIQKDGPSAGATIAVALLSLLKGQPVRKDVAVSGELTLSGRLLPVGGIKEKVLAARRAGVREVILPLKNRVDIESLP comes from the coding sequence ATGTTGAAACGGAGGAGGTTGACGCTTGCCAAAAGGCACGCAAGGGTTATAGACTTGAAAGATATGAATATCTTCAGGAATGCCGATAAGAGACTCCAGACCGCGACGATAGAGGAACTGAGGGAGACGATCATCTCGGCAAATATTCCTCACCATGTCCAGGAAATCGCCGAGAGGGAAATCGATACCCTGTCAAAGATCAGCCCCTCTGCCGCTGAATATGCGATAGGGCTGATGTATATCGAGTATCTTCTGAGCCTTCCCTGGAACCATAAGACAGAGGATAATCTCGACCTCACCAGGGCCGAAAGAATTCTGAACGAACGCCATTTTGGCCTGAACAGGATCAAGGAGAGGATCCTGGAGCATCTCGCGGTAAGAATATTGATCAGGAACAAGAAGCCGAGGATCCTGGTAGTGGACGATGAAGAGGTCGCCAGGAAGAACCTGGACCATATACTCAAGAAAGAGGATTATTCGGTGGTGACGGCTGCTGACGGCGCCGAGGCGATGGACAAGATGGTGCATTCTGACTTCGATATTGTCCTGACGGACCTTCGTATGGAGGCGATGAACGGGATCGATCTCCTTGAAAAGGTGAGGCTTAGATACCCCGATACGAAGATTATCATGATCACGGCCCATGCAACAGTCGATTCTGCCGTTGAGGCCATGAAGAAAGGTGCCTTCCACTATATTACGAAACCTTTCAAACTGGACCAAGTGCGATCGGTCCTCAGGCAAGCCCTTGAGAAAAGGACATCCCCTTTTTCCGCAAAGGGATCGGTCCTCTGTTTCGCAGGTCCTCCGGGGACGGGGAAGACCTCCCTCGGAAGGTCCATTGCCGGCGCCTTTGGGAGAACCTTTGCGAGAATCTCCCTCGGCGGGATCAGGGACGAGGCCGAGATCAGAGGCCACAGAAGGACCTATGCCGGTGCGATGCCCGGACGCATCATCGAGGAGATCCGTCGTTTGGGGGTCATGAATCCTGTTCTCATGCTCGATGAGGTCGACAAGATAGGACAGGACTTCAAGGGCGACTCAGCCTCGGCGCTGCTCGAAATACTCGATCCCGAACAAAACCGCGCTTTTATCGATCATTACGTCGATGTCCCCTTTGACCTTTCGGGCGTTCTCTTCATCGCTACGGCGAACGTGGCTGATAACATCCAGGGACCCCTCAGAGACCGTATGGAGGTGGTCGAGTTTTCGGGGTATACGGATGATGAAAAAATCAAGATCGCCCTGCAGTACCTCGTCCCGAAACAGATTCAGGGACAGGGCCTCTCAGACTGTCCGCCGGAATTCACGGAAGAGGCTGTTTCAAAGATCATTCAGGAACATACCCGTGAGGCCGGGGTGAGAAACCTCGAACGAGAGATCGCTGCCATATGCCGCAAGGTGGCGATGCAGTCCGTCCAACATACGGGAAAGACAGAGGAGATAAAGCTGACATCAGACCTCGTAGAGAAATACCTTGGGCCAAGAAGATATTACTTTGAGGTTGCGGAAGAAAGGAGTCAAACCGGCGTTGTGACCGGTCTCGTGTGGACAGAGGTGGGAGGAGACATTATTTTTGTTGAGGCGGCGAAGATGAAAGGGAACAAGGAACTTATCCTCACCGGTTCTCTCGGGAATGTAATGCGGGAGTCAGCACAGACGGCATTGAGCTATATCAGGAGCAGCGCCTCCTCCTTTAACATCCCCGATGACTTTTTTGATAACCACGATATCCATGTCCACGTCCCTGCAGGGGCGATTCAGAAAGATGGGCCTTCAGCAGGAGCCACGATTGCCGTCGCCCTTCTCTCCCTTCTGAAAGGGCAGCCTGTCAGAAAGGATGTGGCAGTCTCAGGGGAACTGACGCTCAGCGGCAGGCTCCTCCCCGTAGGAGGGATCAAGGAAAAGGTCCTTGCTGCGAGACGTGCCGGGGTGAGGGAAGTGATCCTTCCCCTCAAGAACAGGGTGGATATCGAGAGCCTTCCTGA